One region of Pristis pectinata isolate sPriPec2 chromosome 46, sPriPec2.1.pri, whole genome shotgun sequence genomic DNA includes:
- the LOC127566850 gene encoding zinc finger protein 16-like gives MLPPSPRVKPFRCSDCGKDFRRSNDLITHQHVHTGERPFVCAECGKGFTHPTYLANHRRVHTGERPFTCSACGKGFAQSSALLRHRWVHTGERPFACAECGKGFADPSHLLDHRRLHSGERPYACPVCGKAFALSSSFLRHQSTHAEDKPFACSACGKGFTCSSSLVTHQRVHTGERPFACPDCGRGFSRSSHLATHQRTHTAERPFACPACGRGFTLPANLLRHQRVHTGERPFVCRACGKAFAQSSNLLRHQRVHSGERPFACPECGKGFAQSSHVLRHQRVHAGSGERGFK, from the coding sequence ATGCTGCCGCCTTCACCCCGGGTGAAACCGTTCCGCTGCTCGGACTGCGGGAAGGACTTCAGGCGCTCCAACGACCTGATCACGCACCAGCACGTCCACACGGGCGAGCGGCCCTTCGTCTGCGCCGAGTGCGGCAAGGGCTTCACTCACCCGACCTACCTGGCGAACCACCGGCGGGTGCACACCGGGGAGCGGCCCTTCACCTGCTCGGCCTGCGGCAAGGGCTTCGCCCAGTCCTCGGCCCTGCTGCGGCACCGGTGGGTCCACACAGGTGAGCGGCCCTTCGCCTGCGCCGAGTGCGGCAAGGGCTTTGCCGACCCCTCCCACCTGCTCGACCACCGGCGGCTCCACAGCGGCGAGCGGCCCTACGCCTGCCCTGTGTGCGGCAAGGCCTTCGCCCTGTCGTCCTCCTTCCTCCGGCACCAGTCCACCCACGCAGAGGACAAGCCGTTCGCCTGCTCGGCCTGCGGAAAAGGCTTCACCTGCAGCTCCAGTCTGGTCACCCACCAGCGGGTGCACACCGGCGAGCGCCCCTTCGCCTGCCCCGACTGCGGCCGGGGCTTCAGCCGCTCCTCCCACCTGGCCACCCACCAGCGCACCCACACGGCGGAGAGGCCCTTCGCCTGTCCGGCCTGCGGTAGGGGGTTCACCCTCCCGGCCAACCTGCTGAGgcaccagcgggtccacaccggggagaggcccttCGTCTGCCGGGCCTGCGGCAAGGCCTTCGCCCAGTCCTCTAACCTGCTGCGGCACCAGCGGGTCCACAGCGGCGAGCGGCCCTTCGCCTGCCCCGAGTGCGGCAAGGGCTTCGCCCAGTCCTCCCATGTCCTGAGGCACCAGCGGGTGCACGCCGGCAGCGGGGAGCGGGGTTTCAAGTAG